The proteins below come from a single Rhizobium lentis genomic window:
- a CDS encoding hydantoinase B/oxoprolinase family protein: MSRQWDFWIDRGGTFTDIVARRPDGSLIAHKLLSENPEAYRDPAVYGIRELLGLKPDEAIPSELIGAVKMGTTVATNALLERKGDPTLLVTTKGFRDALEIGYQARADIFAKKIVKPELLYADVIEADERVLADGTVERPLSEGDLRHALQAAYASGLRAVAIVFMHAYRYPLHEQQAAVIARDIGFTQVSPSHVVSPLIKLVGRGDTAVVDAYLSPVLRRYVDQVAAELGAVDGKGPKLMFMQSSGGLTDAHLFQGKDAILSGPAGGVVGAVEVSRIAGFDRMIGFDMGGTSTDVSHYDGELERAFETEVAGVRMRAPMMKIHTVAAGGGSILSYDGSRFRVGPESAGATPGPKSYRRGGPLAVTDANIMTGKLLPEFFPEIFGPEQDQPLDAEAVRAAFAEMAQTIGGGRTAEDVADGFLAIAVENMANAIKKISVQRGYDVSNYALTCFGGAGGQHACLVADSLGMKTVLIHPFSGILSAYGMGLADIRATRQRAVLTELSAALTSIGDVRAGLEAEVRAELMLQGVEADDMEVVTRLHLQYKGTDTALPVAFGPEEEIAQAFAIAHKKQFGFIFDDRPVVVDSIEVEGIGGGADIEETDVPAPTFAPEALRTTRFYSGGTWHEAGIFRRDALKPGAIVKGPALIIEAHQTIVVEAGWQARLTGHDHIVLTREIALSRNAAIGTSADPVMLEVFNNLFMAIAEQMGVTLQNTAHSVNIKERLDFSCAVFDRTGALVANAPHMPVHLGSMDRSVETIIRLNEGRIRPGDVFALNAPYNGGTHLPDITVVTPVFDDAGETILFYVASRGHHADIGGKAPGSMTPRATKVDEEGVLIDNFLLVDKGRFREAEFAAMLTNHAYPARNPAQNLADVKAQIAANEKGVWELRKMVAHFGLDVVEAYMGHVQDNAEESVRRVIARLSDSEFTYSTDQGAVIRVKITVDRRAREATVDFTGTSAQQPTNFNAPEPVTRAAVLYVFRVMVEQPIPMNAGCLRPIRIIVPDGSMLRPAYPAAVVAGNVETSQHVTNALFGALGTLAAAQGSMNNLTFGNAIYQYYETICSGGPAGLLNDGTGFSGADGVHTHMTNSRLTDPEVLEFRFPVVLEDFHIRRGSGGKGQYSAGGGTKRTIRFREMMDCSILSSHRTIRPFGLFGGEDGQLGKTEVRRADGRLERLEGCDQAMLAAGDAVIITTPTGGGYGKPH, encoded by the coding sequence ATGAGCAGACAGTGGGATTTCTGGATCGATCGCGGCGGTACCTTCACTGATATCGTCGCCCGGCGGCCCGACGGTTCGCTCATCGCCCACAAGCTTCTCTCGGAAAATCCCGAAGCCTATCGCGACCCGGCCGTGTACGGCATTCGCGAACTCCTCGGCCTGAAGCCTGACGAGGCGATCCCTTCCGAGCTCATCGGCGCCGTGAAGATGGGGACGACGGTCGCCACCAACGCCCTTCTGGAACGCAAGGGTGATCCGACCCTGCTCGTAACGACCAAGGGTTTCCGGGACGCGCTGGAGATCGGCTACCAGGCCCGGGCTGATATTTTCGCCAAGAAGATCGTCAAACCGGAGCTGCTCTATGCCGACGTGATCGAGGCCGACGAGCGCGTGCTGGCCGACGGAACGGTGGAACGGCCGCTCTCCGAAGGCGATCTGCGGCACGCGCTGCAGGCCGCCTATGCCAGCGGCCTGCGCGCCGTCGCCATCGTTTTCATGCATGCCTACCGCTATCCCCTGCACGAGCAGCAAGCCGCCGTCATCGCGCGCGACATCGGTTTCACGCAGGTCTCGCCGTCGCATGTCGTCTCCCCGCTGATCAAGCTCGTCGGCCGCGGCGACACTGCCGTCGTCGACGCCTATCTGTCCCCGGTTCTCCGGCGCTATGTCGATCAGGTCGCTGCCGAGCTCGGCGCCGTGGACGGGAAGGGCCCTAAGCTGATGTTCATGCAGTCATCGGGCGGGCTGACCGACGCGCATCTCTTCCAGGGGAAGGACGCGATCCTCTCCGGGCCTGCCGGCGGGGTGGTCGGCGCGGTCGAGGTCTCGCGCATCGCCGGGTTCGACAGGATGATCGGCTTCGACATGGGCGGCACCTCGACCGACGTTTCGCATTATGACGGAGAGCTGGAACGCGCTTTCGAGACCGAAGTCGCCGGCGTGCGCATGCGCGCGCCGATGATGAAGATCCATACCGTCGCCGCCGGCGGCGGCTCTATTCTGAGCTATGACGGTTCGCGCTTCCGCGTCGGCCCGGAATCGGCCGGCGCCACGCCCGGCCCGAAATCCTATCGTCGCGGCGGGCCGCTCGCCGTCACCGACGCCAATATCATGACGGGCAAGCTGTTGCCGGAATTCTTCCCTGAAATCTTCGGGCCGGAGCAGGATCAGCCGCTCGATGCCGAGGCAGTGCGCGCCGCCTTTGCCGAGATGGCGCAGACGATTGGCGGCGGGCGAACCGCGGAAGACGTCGCCGACGGCTTTCTCGCCATCGCCGTCGAGAACATGGCCAATGCCATCAAGAAGATCTCCGTCCAGCGCGGCTACGACGTTTCCAATTACGCGCTCACCTGCTTCGGCGGCGCCGGCGGCCAGCATGCCTGCCTCGTCGCCGACAGCCTCGGCATGAAGACGGTGCTGATCCACCCCTTCTCCGGCATCCTCTCAGCCTATGGCATGGGTCTCGCCGATATCCGCGCCACCCGCCAGCGGGCGGTGCTGACGGAACTCTCCGCCGCCTTGACGAGCATCGGCGACGTCAGGGCCGGACTGGAGGCAGAGGTGCGCGCAGAATTGATGCTGCAGGGCGTCGAAGCGGATGACATGGAGGTCGTCACCCGACTTCACCTGCAATATAAGGGCACCGACACGGCCCTGCCCGTCGCCTTCGGACCTGAGGAGGAGATTGCGCAAGCTTTTGCCATCGCTCATAAGAAGCAGTTCGGTTTCATTTTCGATGACCGGCCTGTTGTCGTCGACTCAATTGAAGTCGAGGGCATCGGCGGCGGCGCCGATATCGAAGAGACGGATGTACCGGCGCCAACCTTCGCGCCGGAAGCGCTTCGCACGACCCGCTTCTATTCCGGCGGAACGTGGCACGAGGCCGGTATTTTCAGACGCGATGCGCTGAAGCCGGGCGCGATCGTCAAAGGCCCTGCCCTGATCATCGAAGCGCATCAGACGATCGTCGTCGAGGCCGGCTGGCAGGCGCGGCTTACCGGCCATGACCATATCGTTCTCACCCGCGAGATCGCGCTTTCCCGCAATGCCGCAATCGGCACCAGTGCCGATCCCGTCATGCTCGAAGTCTTCAACAACCTCTTCATGGCGATCGCCGAGCAGATGGGCGTGACGCTCCAGAACACCGCCCATTCGGTCAATATCAAGGAGCGGCTCGATTTCTCCTGCGCTGTCTTCGACCGCACCGGCGCGCTCGTCGCCAATGCGCCGCATATGCCGGTGCATCTCGGCTCCATGGACCGCTCGGTCGAAACGATCATCCGCCTCAACGAGGGCCGCATTCGTCCAGGCGACGTCTTCGCGCTCAACGCGCCCTATAATGGCGGCACGCATCTGCCCGACATTACCGTCGTCACGCCCGTTTTCGACGATGCGGGAGAAACCATCCTCTTTTACGTTGCCTCACGCGGTCATCATGCCGATATCGGCGGCAAGGCGCCGGGTTCGATGACGCCGCGGGCGACGAAGGTCGATGAAGAAGGCGTGCTGATCGATAATTTCCTGCTGGTCGACAAGGGGCGTTTCCGGGAAGCCGAATTCGCGGCCATGCTGACAAACCATGCTTATCCCGCCCGCAATCCGGCCCAGAACCTTGCCGACGTGAAGGCGCAGATCGCGGCCAACGAAAAGGGCGTTTGGGAACTGCGCAAGATGGTCGCCCATTTCGGGCTCGACGTTGTCGAAGCCTATATGGGCCATGTCCAGGACAATGCCGAGGAGAGCGTTCGCCGGGTGATCGCCCGCTTGAGCGATAGCGAGTTCACCTACTCCACCGACCAGGGCGCCGTCATCAGGGTGAAGATCACCGTCGACAGACGGGCGCGCGAGGCGACCGTCGATTTCACCGGCACGAGCGCGCAGCAGCCGACCAATTTCAACGCACCGGAACCGGTGACGCGCGCCGCCGTGCTCTACGTCTTCCGTGTCATGGTCGAACAGCCGATCCCGATGAACGCCGGTTGCCTGCGGCCGATCCGGATCATCGTGCCGGATGGTTCGATGCTGCGTCCGGCCTATCCCGCCGCCGTCGTCGCCGGCAATGTCGAGACCAGCCAGCATGTAACGAATGCGCTGTTCGGGGCGCTCGGGACGCTTGCGGCGGCCCAGGGCTCGATGAACAACCTGACCTTCGGCAACGCCATCTATCAATATTACGAGACGATCTGCTCCGGCGGCCCCGCCGGTCTGCTCAATGACGGCACCGGCTTCAGCGGCGCCGACGGCGTGCATACGCATATGACCAATTCACGGCTGACCGATCCCGAAGTGCT